A region from the Populus trichocarpa isolate Nisqually-1 chromosome 18, P.trichocarpa_v4.1, whole genome shotgun sequence genome encodes:
- the LOC7489450 gene encoding reticulon-like protein B21 isoform X3: MDVGRRRAGVKTSVVAGSVWENRMKLDEVKGGIKVFNGEENVEESRSSNGDVGKKMVKRGQTGTSASVAMSGKRKTWKSESLDGPIQIAKGKNTEQLCKELSVSVDGIKKNPVQARRGRSEGSNKVLSLSVDGIDKSSIQVKKGSKELDGIVRSPIQVKKGRSEPNKEVGVSVDGNEKSPRQIRKQRSDIKEVVEYDVELRKVKSDSVKVAEQSEIGKDPVLDGGVERNSVQLRMAKSEADKVLDESVNGIEKSPPEIEETGSEETCKESGVCQEKVISISETTESVEKPPPKLLVDNPPPLDDDDDVVIDGDEDIEGDEDEEEIEEEIEIQIEKKSLDIKEINIAEEKPKKVEKNVAEQKPKKVESNVAEQKPKKVEICIPEQKPKKVVSEVKKVQQFNNRTAPASSIVNKQPPPVIKRATLYQNLAKAAPNPSIPVANEYQNFKETRRHSKLQNLVDLVMWRDVSRSTLAFGMGTFIIISSSYTKDLNVSFISVMSYLGLVYLATIFLYRSLICRGVIDIDDDGSYVLGEGEAIWLLKLVLPYLNECLLKIRALFSGDPATTMKMAVLLFVFARCGSSITIWKMARLGFFGVFTVPKVCSSYSTQLTAYGKFWIRRFRDAWESCSHKKAVALCIFTLVWNLSSMVARIWAVFMMFVAVRYYQQTMERDDWVVEEEVDTEADGTWHGDIAGQRQGSGPTSVEVNKVKKGS; this comes from the exons TGTGGGTAGGAGAAGAGCTGGGGTTAAAACTAGTGTAGTAGCAGGTTCTGTGTGGGAGAACAGAATGAAACTTGATGAAGTTAAAGGTGGAATTAAGGTATTTAATGGAGAAGAGAATGTTGAAGAGAGTAGAAGTAGTAATGGAGATGTTGGAAAAAAGATGGTAAAGAGAGGACAGACTGGTACAAGTGCTAGTGTGGCTATGAGTGGCAAGAGAAAGACTTGGAAATCTGAGAGCTTAGATGGTCCAATTCAGATTGCAAAGGGAAAAAATACTGAACAGCTCTGTAAAGAATTGAGTGTTTCGGTTGATGGAATCAAGAAAAATCCAGTTCAGGCAAGAAGGGGAAGATCTGAAGGGAGTAATAAGGTGCTTAGCTTGTCAGTTGATGGTATTGATAAAAGCTCAATTCAGGTCAAGAAAGGAAGTAAAGAGCTTGATGGGATTGTAAGAAGTCCAATTCAGGTCAAGAAAGGAAGATCTGAACCAAATAAGGAGGTTGGTGTTTCTGTTGATGGAAATGAGAAAAGCCCGAGGCAGATAAGGAAGCAAAGATCTGATATAAAAGAGGTTGTTGAATATGATGTAGAATTGAGGAAAGTAAAATCTGATTCTGTTAAGGTTGCAGAGCAGTCTGAAATAGGTAAAGATCCTGTACTTGACGGTGGGGTTGAAAGGAATTCAGTTCAGTTAAGGATGGCGAAGTCAGAAGCTGACAAGGTACTGGATGAATCTGTTAATGGAATTGAGAAGAGCCCACCTGAAATTGAGGAGACTGGATCTGAGGAAACTTGTAAAGAGTCTGGTGTGTGCCAGGAAAAGGTCATTTCTATCAGTGAAACCACTGAGTCAGTAGAGAAACCACCTCCCAAGCTTTTGGTAGATAATCCTCCTCCTcttgatgatgacgatgatgttGTTATTGATGGTGATGAAGATATTGAGGgagatgaagatgaggaagaaatcgaagaagaaattgagattcagattgaaaagaaaagcttAGATATTAAGGAGATTAACATAGCAGAAGAGAAGCCTAAGAAGGTGGAAAAAAATGTAGCAGAACAAAAGCCTAAGAAGGTGGAATCAAATGTAGCGGAACAAAAGCCCAAGAAG GTGGAGATTTGTATACCAGAACAGAAGCCTAAGAAAGTAGTGAGTGAAGTGAAAAAAGTTCAGCAATTTAACAACAGAACAGCACCAGCTTCTTCGATTGTGAATAAACAACCTCCTCCTGTAATAAAGAGAGCAACTCTTTATCAAAATCTTGCAAAGGCTGCTCCTAATCCAT CAATTCCAGTTGCTAATGAATACCAGAATTTCAAAGAAACTCGTAGACATAGCAAGCTTCAAAATCTAG TGGATCTAGTAATGTGGAGAGACGTATCAAGATCTACATTAGCCTTTGGAATGGGTAcatttatcataatctcatcCTCCTATACTAAAGACCTCAATGTCAG TTTCATTTCTGTGATGTCCTATCTGGGACTTGTTTATCTTGCTACCATTTTTCTGTATAGATCGCTTATTTGCAG GGGAGTCATAGATATAGATGATGATGGAAGCTATGTGCTGGGTGAGGGTGAGGCAATTTGGTTGTTAAAGTTGGTTCTGCCATACTTGAATGAGTGCTTGTTGAAAATTAGAGCCCTTTTTTCTGGTGATCCTGCAACTACAATGAAG ATGGCTGTGTTGCTCTTTGTTTTTGCCAGGTGTGGCAGCTCCATCACCATTTGGAAGATGGCAAGATTGG GCTTTTTTGGAGTCTTCACTGTACCAAAAGTCTGCTCTTCCTACTCCACACAGTTAACTGCTTATG GTAAATTCTGGATTCGACGATTTCGTGATGCTTGGGAATCATGCTCGCACAAGAAAGCCGTGGCCTTGTGCATCTTCACCCTCGTATGGAACCTCTCTTCAATGGTGGCTCGCATCTGGGCAG TGTTCATGATGTTCGTGGCCGTCCGATATTATCAACAGACGATGGAGAGAGATGATtgggtggtggaggaggaggtggacACAGAAGCTGATGGAACGTGGCATGGAGACATTGCAGGACAAAGACAAGGGAGTGGTCCCACTTCCGTGGAAGTGAATAAAGTGAAAAAGGGATCCTAA
- the LOC7489450 gene encoding reticulon-like protein B21 isoform X7 translates to MDVGRRRAGVKTSVVAGSVWENRMKLDEVKGGIKVFNGEENVEESRSSNGDVGKKMVKRGQTGTSASVAMSGKRKTWKSESLDGPIQIAKGKNTEQLCKELSVSVDGIKKNPVQARRGRSEGSNKVLSLSVDGIDKSSIQVKKGSKELDGIVRSPIQVKKGRSEPNKEVGVSVDGNEKSPRQIRKQRSDIKEVVEYDVELRKVKSDSVKVAEQSEIGKDPVLDGGVERNSVQLRMAKSEADKVLDESVNGIEKSPPEIEETGSEETCKESGVCQEKVISISETTESVEKPPPKLLVDNPPPLDDDDDVVIDGDEDIEGDEDEEEIEEEIEIQIEKKSLDIKEINIAEEKPKKVESNVAEQKPKKVEICIPEQKPKKVVSEVKKVQQFNNRTAPASSIVNKQPPPVIKRATLYQNLAKAAPNPSIPVANEYQNFKETRRHSKLQNLVDLVMWRDVSRSTLAFGMGTFIIISSSYTKDLNVSFISVMSYLGLVYLATIFLYRSLICRGVIDIDDDGSYVLGEGEAIWLLKLVLPYLNECLLKIRALFSGDPATTMKMAVLLFVFARCGSSITIWKMARLGFFGVFTVPKVCSSYSTQLTAYGKFWIRRFRDAWESCSHKKAVALCIFTLVWNLSSMVARIWAVFMMFVAVRYYQQTMERDDWVVEEEVDTEADGTWHGDIAGQRQGSGPTSVEVNKVKKGS, encoded by the exons TGTGGGTAGGAGAAGAGCTGGGGTTAAAACTAGTGTAGTAGCAGGTTCTGTGTGGGAGAACAGAATGAAACTTGATGAAGTTAAAGGTGGAATTAAGGTATTTAATGGAGAAGAGAATGTTGAAGAGAGTAGAAGTAGTAATGGAGATGTTGGAAAAAAGATGGTAAAGAGAGGACAGACTGGTACAAGTGCTAGTGTGGCTATGAGTGGCAAGAGAAAGACTTGGAAATCTGAGAGCTTAGATGGTCCAATTCAGATTGCAAAGGGAAAAAATACTGAACAGCTCTGTAAAGAATTGAGTGTTTCGGTTGATGGAATCAAGAAAAATCCAGTTCAGGCAAGAAGGGGAAGATCTGAAGGGAGTAATAAGGTGCTTAGCTTGTCAGTTGATGGTATTGATAAAAGCTCAATTCAGGTCAAGAAAGGAAGTAAAGAGCTTGATGGGATTGTAAGAAGTCCAATTCAGGTCAAGAAAGGAAGATCTGAACCAAATAAGGAGGTTGGTGTTTCTGTTGATGGAAATGAGAAAAGCCCGAGGCAGATAAGGAAGCAAAGATCTGATATAAAAGAGGTTGTTGAATATGATGTAGAATTGAGGAAAGTAAAATCTGATTCTGTTAAGGTTGCAGAGCAGTCTGAAATAGGTAAAGATCCTGTACTTGACGGTGGGGTTGAAAGGAATTCAGTTCAGTTAAGGATGGCGAAGTCAGAAGCTGACAAGGTACTGGATGAATCTGTTAATGGAATTGAGAAGAGCCCACCTGAAATTGAGGAGACTGGATCTGAGGAAACTTGTAAAGAGTCTGGTGTGTGCCAGGAAAAGGTCATTTCTATCAGTGAAACCACTGAGTCAGTAGAGAAACCACCTCCCAAGCTTTTGGTAGATAATCCTCCTCCTcttgatgatgacgatgatgttGTTATTGATGGTGATGAAGATATTGAGGgagatgaagatgaggaagaaatcgaagaagaaattgagattcagattgaaaagaaaagcttAGATATTAAGGAGATTAACATAGCAGAAGAGAAGCCTAAGAAG GTGGAATCAAATGTAGCGGAACAAAAGCCCAAGAAG GTGGAGATTTGTATACCAGAACAGAAGCCTAAGAAAGTAGTGAGTGAAGTGAAAAAAGTTCAGCAATTTAACAACAGAACAGCACCAGCTTCTTCGATTGTGAATAAACAACCTCCTCCTGTAATAAAGAGAGCAACTCTTTATCAAAATCTTGCAAAGGCTGCTCCTAATCCAT CAATTCCAGTTGCTAATGAATACCAGAATTTCAAAGAAACTCGTAGACATAGCAAGCTTCAAAATCTAG TGGATCTAGTAATGTGGAGAGACGTATCAAGATCTACATTAGCCTTTGGAATGGGTAcatttatcataatctcatcCTCCTATACTAAAGACCTCAATGTCAG TTTCATTTCTGTGATGTCCTATCTGGGACTTGTTTATCTTGCTACCATTTTTCTGTATAGATCGCTTATTTGCAG GGGAGTCATAGATATAGATGATGATGGAAGCTATGTGCTGGGTGAGGGTGAGGCAATTTGGTTGTTAAAGTTGGTTCTGCCATACTTGAATGAGTGCTTGTTGAAAATTAGAGCCCTTTTTTCTGGTGATCCTGCAACTACAATGAAG ATGGCTGTGTTGCTCTTTGTTTTTGCCAGGTGTGGCAGCTCCATCACCATTTGGAAGATGGCAAGATTGG GCTTTTTTGGAGTCTTCACTGTACCAAAAGTCTGCTCTTCCTACTCCACACAGTTAACTGCTTATG GTAAATTCTGGATTCGACGATTTCGTGATGCTTGGGAATCATGCTCGCACAAGAAAGCCGTGGCCTTGTGCATCTTCACCCTCGTATGGAACCTCTCTTCAATGGTGGCTCGCATCTGGGCAG TGTTCATGATGTTCGTGGCCGTCCGATATTATCAACAGACGATGGAGAGAGATGATtgggtggtggaggaggaggtggacACAGAAGCTGATGGAACGTGGCATGGAGACATTGCAGGACAAAGACAAGGGAGTGGTCCCACTTCCGTGGAAGTGAATAAAGTGAAAAAGGGATCCTAA
- the LOC7489450 gene encoding reticulon-like protein B21 isoform X6, with amino-acid sequence MDVGRRRAGVKTSVVAGSVWENRMKLDEVKGGIKVFNGEENVEESRSSNGDVGKKMVKRGQTGTSASVAMSGKRKTWKSESLDGPIQIAKGKNTEQLCKELSVSVDGIKKNPVQARRGRSEGSNKVLSLSVDGIDKSSIQVKKGSKELDGIVRSPIQVKKGRSEPNKEVGVSVDGNEKSPRQIRKQRSDIKEVVEYDVELRKVKSDSVKVAEQSEIGKDPVLDGGVERNSVQLRMAKSEADKVLDESVNGIEKSPPEIEETGSEETCKESGVCQEKVISISETTESVEKPPPKLLVDNPPPLDDDDDVVIDGDEDIEGDEDEEEIEEEIEIQIEKKSLDIKEINIAEEKPKKVEKNVAEQKPKKVEICIPEQKPKKVVSEVKKVQQFNNRTAPASSIVNKQPPPVIKRATLYQNLAKAAPNPSIPVANEYQNFKETRRHSKLQNLVDLVMWRDVSRSTLAFGMGTFIIISSSYTKDLNVSFISVMSYLGLVYLATIFLYRSLICRGVIDIDDDGSYVLGEGEAIWLLKLVLPYLNECLLKIRALFSGDPATTMKMAVLLFVFARCGSSITIWKMARLGFFGVFTVPKVCSSYSTQLTAYGKFWIRRFRDAWESCSHKKAVALCIFTLVWNLSSMVARIWAVFMMFVAVRYYQQTMERDDWVVEEEVDTEADGTWHGDIAGQRQGSGPTSVEVNKVKKGS; translated from the exons TGTGGGTAGGAGAAGAGCTGGGGTTAAAACTAGTGTAGTAGCAGGTTCTGTGTGGGAGAACAGAATGAAACTTGATGAAGTTAAAGGTGGAATTAAGGTATTTAATGGAGAAGAGAATGTTGAAGAGAGTAGAAGTAGTAATGGAGATGTTGGAAAAAAGATGGTAAAGAGAGGACAGACTGGTACAAGTGCTAGTGTGGCTATGAGTGGCAAGAGAAAGACTTGGAAATCTGAGAGCTTAGATGGTCCAATTCAGATTGCAAAGGGAAAAAATACTGAACAGCTCTGTAAAGAATTGAGTGTTTCGGTTGATGGAATCAAGAAAAATCCAGTTCAGGCAAGAAGGGGAAGATCTGAAGGGAGTAATAAGGTGCTTAGCTTGTCAGTTGATGGTATTGATAAAAGCTCAATTCAGGTCAAGAAAGGAAGTAAAGAGCTTGATGGGATTGTAAGAAGTCCAATTCAGGTCAAGAAAGGAAGATCTGAACCAAATAAGGAGGTTGGTGTTTCTGTTGATGGAAATGAGAAAAGCCCGAGGCAGATAAGGAAGCAAAGATCTGATATAAAAGAGGTTGTTGAATATGATGTAGAATTGAGGAAAGTAAAATCTGATTCTGTTAAGGTTGCAGAGCAGTCTGAAATAGGTAAAGATCCTGTACTTGACGGTGGGGTTGAAAGGAATTCAGTTCAGTTAAGGATGGCGAAGTCAGAAGCTGACAAGGTACTGGATGAATCTGTTAATGGAATTGAGAAGAGCCCACCTGAAATTGAGGAGACTGGATCTGAGGAAACTTGTAAAGAGTCTGGTGTGTGCCAGGAAAAGGTCATTTCTATCAGTGAAACCACTGAGTCAGTAGAGAAACCACCTCCCAAGCTTTTGGTAGATAATCCTCCTCCTcttgatgatgacgatgatgttGTTATTGATGGTGATGAAGATATTGAGGgagatgaagatgaggaagaaatcgaagaagaaattgagattcagattgaaaagaaaagcttAGATATTAAGGAGATTAACATAGCAGAAGAGAAGCCTAAGAAGGTGGAAAAAAATGTAGCAGAACAAAAGCCTAAGAAG GTGGAGATTTGTATACCAGAACAGAAGCCTAAGAAAGTAGTGAGTGAAGTGAAAAAAGTTCAGCAATTTAACAACAGAACAGCACCAGCTTCTTCGATTGTGAATAAACAACCTCCTCCTGTAATAAAGAGAGCAACTCTTTATCAAAATCTTGCAAAGGCTGCTCCTAATCCAT CAATTCCAGTTGCTAATGAATACCAGAATTTCAAAGAAACTCGTAGACATAGCAAGCTTCAAAATCTAG TGGATCTAGTAATGTGGAGAGACGTATCAAGATCTACATTAGCCTTTGGAATGGGTAcatttatcataatctcatcCTCCTATACTAAAGACCTCAATGTCAG TTTCATTTCTGTGATGTCCTATCTGGGACTTGTTTATCTTGCTACCATTTTTCTGTATAGATCGCTTATTTGCAG GGGAGTCATAGATATAGATGATGATGGAAGCTATGTGCTGGGTGAGGGTGAGGCAATTTGGTTGTTAAAGTTGGTTCTGCCATACTTGAATGAGTGCTTGTTGAAAATTAGAGCCCTTTTTTCTGGTGATCCTGCAACTACAATGAAG ATGGCTGTGTTGCTCTTTGTTTTTGCCAGGTGTGGCAGCTCCATCACCATTTGGAAGATGGCAAGATTGG GCTTTTTTGGAGTCTTCACTGTACCAAAAGTCTGCTCTTCCTACTCCACACAGTTAACTGCTTATG GTAAATTCTGGATTCGACGATTTCGTGATGCTTGGGAATCATGCTCGCACAAGAAAGCCGTGGCCTTGTGCATCTTCACCCTCGTATGGAACCTCTCTTCAATGGTGGCTCGCATCTGGGCAG TGTTCATGATGTTCGTGGCCGTCCGATATTATCAACAGACGATGGAGAGAGATGATtgggtggtggaggaggaggtggacACAGAAGCTGATGGAACGTGGCATGGAGACATTGCAGGACAAAGACAAGGGAGTGGTCCCACTTCCGTGGAAGTGAATAAAGTGAAAAAGGGATCCTAA
- the LOC7489450 gene encoding reticulon-like protein B21 isoform X4, translating to MDVGRRRAGVKTSVVAGSVWENRMKLDEVKGGIKVFNGEENVEESRSSNGDVGKKMVKRGQTGTSASVAMSGKRKTWKSESLDGPIQIAKGKNTEQLCKELSVSVDGIKKNPVQARRGRSEGSNKVLSLSVDGIDKSSIQVKKGSKELDGIVRSPIQVKKGRSEPNKEVGVSVDGNEKSPRQIRKQRSDIKEVVEYDVELRKVKSDSVKVAEQSEIGKDPVLDGGVERNSVQLRMAKSEADKVLDESVNGIEKSPPEIEETGSEETCKESGVCQEKVISISETTESVEKPPPKLLVDNPPPLDDDDDVVIDGDEDIEGDEDEEEIEEEIEIQIEKKSLDIKEINIAEEKPKKVESNVAEQKPKKVETNVAEQKPKKVEICIPEQKPKKVVSEVKKVQQFNNRTAPASSIVNKQPPPVIKRATLYQNLAKAAPNPSIPVANEYQNFKETRRHSKLQNLVDLVMWRDVSRSTLAFGMGTFIIISSSYTKDLNVSFISVMSYLGLVYLATIFLYRSLICRGVIDIDDDGSYVLGEGEAIWLLKLVLPYLNECLLKIRALFSGDPATTMKMAVLLFVFARCGSSITIWKMARLGFFGVFTVPKVCSSYSTQLTAYGKFWIRRFRDAWESCSHKKAVALCIFTLVWNLSSMVARIWAVFMMFVAVRYYQQTMERDDWVVEEEVDTEADGTWHGDIAGQRQGSGPTSVEVNKVKKGS from the exons TGTGGGTAGGAGAAGAGCTGGGGTTAAAACTAGTGTAGTAGCAGGTTCTGTGTGGGAGAACAGAATGAAACTTGATGAAGTTAAAGGTGGAATTAAGGTATTTAATGGAGAAGAGAATGTTGAAGAGAGTAGAAGTAGTAATGGAGATGTTGGAAAAAAGATGGTAAAGAGAGGACAGACTGGTACAAGTGCTAGTGTGGCTATGAGTGGCAAGAGAAAGACTTGGAAATCTGAGAGCTTAGATGGTCCAATTCAGATTGCAAAGGGAAAAAATACTGAACAGCTCTGTAAAGAATTGAGTGTTTCGGTTGATGGAATCAAGAAAAATCCAGTTCAGGCAAGAAGGGGAAGATCTGAAGGGAGTAATAAGGTGCTTAGCTTGTCAGTTGATGGTATTGATAAAAGCTCAATTCAGGTCAAGAAAGGAAGTAAAGAGCTTGATGGGATTGTAAGAAGTCCAATTCAGGTCAAGAAAGGAAGATCTGAACCAAATAAGGAGGTTGGTGTTTCTGTTGATGGAAATGAGAAAAGCCCGAGGCAGATAAGGAAGCAAAGATCTGATATAAAAGAGGTTGTTGAATATGATGTAGAATTGAGGAAAGTAAAATCTGATTCTGTTAAGGTTGCAGAGCAGTCTGAAATAGGTAAAGATCCTGTACTTGACGGTGGGGTTGAAAGGAATTCAGTTCAGTTAAGGATGGCGAAGTCAGAAGCTGACAAGGTACTGGATGAATCTGTTAATGGAATTGAGAAGAGCCCACCTGAAATTGAGGAGACTGGATCTGAGGAAACTTGTAAAGAGTCTGGTGTGTGCCAGGAAAAGGTCATTTCTATCAGTGAAACCACTGAGTCAGTAGAGAAACCACCTCCCAAGCTTTTGGTAGATAATCCTCCTCCTcttgatgatgacgatgatgttGTTATTGATGGTGATGAAGATATTGAGGgagatgaagatgaggaagaaatcgaagaagaaattgagattcagattgaaaagaaaagcttAGATATTAAGGAGATTAACATAGCAGAAGAGAAGCCTAAGAAG GTGGAATCAAATGTAGCGGAACAAAAGCCCAAGAAGGTGGAAACAAATGTAGCAGAACAAAAGCCCAAGAAGGTGGAGATTTGTATACCAGAACAGAAGCCTAAGAAAGTAGTGAGTGAAGTGAAAAAAGTTCAGCAATTTAACAACAGAACAGCACCAGCTTCTTCGATTGTGAATAAACAACCTCCTCCTGTAATAAAGAGAGCAACTCTTTATCAAAATCTTGCAAAGGCTGCTCCTAATCCAT CAATTCCAGTTGCTAATGAATACCAGAATTTCAAAGAAACTCGTAGACATAGCAAGCTTCAAAATCTAG TGGATCTAGTAATGTGGAGAGACGTATCAAGATCTACATTAGCCTTTGGAATGGGTAcatttatcataatctcatcCTCCTATACTAAAGACCTCAATGTCAG TTTCATTTCTGTGATGTCCTATCTGGGACTTGTTTATCTTGCTACCATTTTTCTGTATAGATCGCTTATTTGCAG GGGAGTCATAGATATAGATGATGATGGAAGCTATGTGCTGGGTGAGGGTGAGGCAATTTGGTTGTTAAAGTTGGTTCTGCCATACTTGAATGAGTGCTTGTTGAAAATTAGAGCCCTTTTTTCTGGTGATCCTGCAACTACAATGAAG ATGGCTGTGTTGCTCTTTGTTTTTGCCAGGTGTGGCAGCTCCATCACCATTTGGAAGATGGCAAGATTGG GCTTTTTTGGAGTCTTCACTGTACCAAAAGTCTGCTCTTCCTACTCCACACAGTTAACTGCTTATG GTAAATTCTGGATTCGACGATTTCGTGATGCTTGGGAATCATGCTCGCACAAGAAAGCCGTGGCCTTGTGCATCTTCACCCTCGTATGGAACCTCTCTTCAATGGTGGCTCGCATCTGGGCAG TGTTCATGATGTTCGTGGCCGTCCGATATTATCAACAGACGATGGAGAGAGATGATtgggtggtggaggaggaggtggacACAGAAGCTGATGGAACGTGGCATGGAGACATTGCAGGACAAAGACAAGGGAGTGGTCCCACTTCCGTGGAAGTGAATAAAGTGAAAAAGGGATCCTAA
- the LOC7489450 gene encoding reticulon-like protein B21 isoform X2 codes for MDVGRRRAGVKTSVVAGSVWENRMKLDEVKGGIKVFNGEENVEESRSSNGDVGKKMVKRGQTGTSASVAMSGKRKTWKSESLDGPIQIAKGKNTEQLCKELSVSVDGIKKNPVQARRGRSEGSNKVLSLSVDGIDKSSIQVKKGSKELDGIVRSPIQVKKGRSEPNKEVGVSVDGNEKSPRQIRKQRSDIKEVVEYDVELRKVKSDSVKVAEQSEIGKDPVLDGGVERNSVQLRMAKSEADKVLDESVNGIEKSPPEIEETGSEETCKESGVCQEKVISISETTESVEKPPPKLLVDNPPPLDDDDDVVIDGDEDIEGDEDEEEIEEEIEIQIEKKSLDIKEINIAEEKPKKVEKNVAEQKPKKVETNVAEQKPKKVEICIPEQKPKKVVSEVKKVQQFNNRTAPASSIVNKQPPPVIKRATLYQNLAKAAPNPSIPVANEYQNFKETRRHSKLQNLVDLVMWRDVSRSTLAFGMGTFIIISSSYTKDLNVSFISVMSYLGLVYLATIFLYRSLICRGVIDIDDDGSYVLGEGEAIWLLKLVLPYLNECLLKIRALFSGDPATTMKMAVLLFVFARCGSSITIWKMARLGFFGVFTVPKVCSSYSTQLTAYGKFWIRRFRDAWESCSHKKAVALCIFTLVWNLSSMVARIWAVFMMFVAVRYYQQTMERDDWVVEEEVDTEADGTWHGDIAGQRQGSGPTSVEVNKVKKGS; via the exons TGTGGGTAGGAGAAGAGCTGGGGTTAAAACTAGTGTAGTAGCAGGTTCTGTGTGGGAGAACAGAATGAAACTTGATGAAGTTAAAGGTGGAATTAAGGTATTTAATGGAGAAGAGAATGTTGAAGAGAGTAGAAGTAGTAATGGAGATGTTGGAAAAAAGATGGTAAAGAGAGGACAGACTGGTACAAGTGCTAGTGTGGCTATGAGTGGCAAGAGAAAGACTTGGAAATCTGAGAGCTTAGATGGTCCAATTCAGATTGCAAAGGGAAAAAATACTGAACAGCTCTGTAAAGAATTGAGTGTTTCGGTTGATGGAATCAAGAAAAATCCAGTTCAGGCAAGAAGGGGAAGATCTGAAGGGAGTAATAAGGTGCTTAGCTTGTCAGTTGATGGTATTGATAAAAGCTCAATTCAGGTCAAGAAAGGAAGTAAAGAGCTTGATGGGATTGTAAGAAGTCCAATTCAGGTCAAGAAAGGAAGATCTGAACCAAATAAGGAGGTTGGTGTTTCTGTTGATGGAAATGAGAAAAGCCCGAGGCAGATAAGGAAGCAAAGATCTGATATAAAAGAGGTTGTTGAATATGATGTAGAATTGAGGAAAGTAAAATCTGATTCTGTTAAGGTTGCAGAGCAGTCTGAAATAGGTAAAGATCCTGTACTTGACGGTGGGGTTGAAAGGAATTCAGTTCAGTTAAGGATGGCGAAGTCAGAAGCTGACAAGGTACTGGATGAATCTGTTAATGGAATTGAGAAGAGCCCACCTGAAATTGAGGAGACTGGATCTGAGGAAACTTGTAAAGAGTCTGGTGTGTGCCAGGAAAAGGTCATTTCTATCAGTGAAACCACTGAGTCAGTAGAGAAACCACCTCCCAAGCTTTTGGTAGATAATCCTCCTCCTcttgatgatgacgatgatgttGTTATTGATGGTGATGAAGATATTGAGGgagatgaagatgaggaagaaatcgaagaagaaattgagattcagattgaaaagaaaagcttAGATATTAAGGAGATTAACATAGCAGAAGAGAAGCCTAAGAAGGTGGAAAAAAATGTAGCAGAACAAAAGCCTAAGAAG GTGGAAACAAATGTAGCAGAACAAAAGCCCAAGAAGGTGGAGATTTGTATACCAGAACAGAAGCCTAAGAAAGTAGTGAGTGAAGTGAAAAAAGTTCAGCAATTTAACAACAGAACAGCACCAGCTTCTTCGATTGTGAATAAACAACCTCCTCCTGTAATAAAGAGAGCAACTCTTTATCAAAATCTTGCAAAGGCTGCTCCTAATCCAT CAATTCCAGTTGCTAATGAATACCAGAATTTCAAAGAAACTCGTAGACATAGCAAGCTTCAAAATCTAG TGGATCTAGTAATGTGGAGAGACGTATCAAGATCTACATTAGCCTTTGGAATGGGTAcatttatcataatctcatcCTCCTATACTAAAGACCTCAATGTCAG TTTCATTTCTGTGATGTCCTATCTGGGACTTGTTTATCTTGCTACCATTTTTCTGTATAGATCGCTTATTTGCAG GGGAGTCATAGATATAGATGATGATGGAAGCTATGTGCTGGGTGAGGGTGAGGCAATTTGGTTGTTAAAGTTGGTTCTGCCATACTTGAATGAGTGCTTGTTGAAAATTAGAGCCCTTTTTTCTGGTGATCCTGCAACTACAATGAAG ATGGCTGTGTTGCTCTTTGTTTTTGCCAGGTGTGGCAGCTCCATCACCATTTGGAAGATGGCAAGATTGG GCTTTTTTGGAGTCTTCACTGTACCAAAAGTCTGCTCTTCCTACTCCACACAGTTAACTGCTTATG GTAAATTCTGGATTCGACGATTTCGTGATGCTTGGGAATCATGCTCGCACAAGAAAGCCGTGGCCTTGTGCATCTTCACCCTCGTATGGAACCTCTCTTCAATGGTGGCTCGCATCTGGGCAG TGTTCATGATGTTCGTGGCCGTCCGATATTATCAACAGACGATGGAGAGAGATGATtgggtggtggaggaggaggtggacACAGAAGCTGATGGAACGTGGCATGGAGACATTGCAGGACAAAGACAAGGGAGTGGTCCCACTTCCGTGGAAGTGAATAAAGTGAAAAAGGGATCCTAA